The genomic stretch CGGTCTTCTCGCCCGACGGACTGCGCATCGCCTTCGTACGCGACGACACCACCGACACACGCATCCTGGAAATCGATCCCGACAGCGGCCAGGAGCGGATCTTGGCCGACAGCGGAACGCTCGACCTGCACCCCGCCTATTCGCCCGACGGAGGCTGGCTCTATTTCTCCTCCGCTCGCGCCGGCAGCCTCGACATCTGGCGCATTCCGCTGCAGGGAGTCGAGCCGGCCCAGCGAGTGACGGATGGGCCGGGCCTGGAGGTGCGTCCCCAACCTGCCGGCGACGGCCGCCTGGTCTACCTCTCCAAGACCCGCCGCGGACGCGACCGCCTCATGCTCCGGGAACCGGAATCGGGCAACGAGCGCGTCCTCAGGAATCAGGCCATCGCCTCCCAGACCCATCCGGCTCTGGGTCCGGGGGGACGACGGGTGGTGGCCGGCTGGCCCGGAGGGGACGGCTACGACCTGTGGTTGCTGGACGTCAACGACACCCACACCATGATCCAGCTCACGCACTCTCAGGGGCTGCCTCTCCACCCCGCCTGGGACGCCAGGGGAGAGCGGATCTACTTCTGCGAGGCCGACCAGCAGCAGGTCTTCCGGCTCAAGTCCGTCCCCGTGGGCGGCGGTCAGGTGGACACTGTGGAGGTCCTGGAATGGGACTGGGGCCAGCCCACGCGGCGCCTCACCGTACGCACCCGGGTGGCGGATAAAGAAGGACTGGCGCCGGTCCGCCTGCACGCCGAGGACGCCCTGGGACACCCCCTCATCCCCGACAGCGGGCAGGTGCGCTTCGACTCGCAGAGCGGCCTGACCTACTTCTACAGTCCCGGCCATATCGAGTTGCAGGTTCCGCTGGGCCCCGTGGCCGTTTCCGCCGTGCAAGGACTCGCCACCCCGCCCGTTTCGGCCGTCCTTGACCTGCAGCCGCAAGGACGCAGTCAGGTAGACCTCACCCTGGTTCAGGTGTGGGACGCGCGCCAAGCCGGGTGGTACGCGGGCGATCACCACTTTCACCTCAACTACGGGGGACCCTACAAGCTTCAGCCCGAGCACCTGCTGCCCATGCTGCGAGGAGAAGACATGGACGTGGCCACCCCGCTTCTGGCCAACCTCCACAACCGCTTTGAGGACCTCGAGTTCTGGGACTGGAGGCGCCTCGACCATCCTCCTCTTATCGCCTTCGGACAGGAAATCCGCTCCCATTTCCTGGGACACCTGGGTCTGATCGGAGTGGAGAGCGTGTTCTGGCCCTGGTATTGGGGACCCGGATATCAGGTCTACCAACAGGACGACCGGCCCAACGTGCAGGCTCTGGTCCATGCCCGACGTCAGGGAGGTCTGGCGGCCTACGTACATCCCGTCTCCAATCCTGATCCGCTCAGCCAGAGCGGACTGGGATCAGTGCCCGTGGAACTGGTGGCCGACGCCGTCACCGGGGCCCTGCAAGCGCTGGAGGTAGCCTGCTTGTGGAGCGACGAGAGGGGCACCTCCCAGGTCTGGCACCACCTGCTCAACATCGGACGCAGCGTGTCTCCCTGGGCCGGAACCGATGCCTTCCCCGACTTCTACCGCAGCATGGCGGTGGGAACCACCCGCGTTTACGTGCGTCCCGAGGGCGACTTCCACTTCGACAGCTACCTGGAGGCCCTGCGCCAAGGCCGCAGCTTCGTCAGCAACGGCCCCCTCATCGACTTCCATCTGAATGAGAGCGGACCGGGCGAGGTGCTTCCGCAGGGCGGACCCACCCCCTTCACCCTCGACGTCCACTCTTCCCTTCCCTTCGAGAACCTGGAGATCCTGGTCAACGGACAGGTGGCCTGGAGCGAGAGCGGACCCGACACTCCCGCAAGCCGCACCTTCAGCGGACAGATCGACCTGCCCCAGGCCGGATGGGTGGCCGTGCAGGCCTACGGCGGAAATATCGGCTGGCCGGCCATGGACTCCTATCCCTTCGCCCACACCGCGCCGGTCTGGATCGGCAGCCGAGGCAGCAGCGACCCCCAGGCGGCTTCCGAGTCGGCCGCCCAGCTCCTGCGCCTGCTCGAGGTCGCCCGCCAACGCCTCAAAGTAGGCTATCAAGGCACCGAAACCCCCAACCTCGACGCCCGCTTCGATCAGGCCCGGCAATACCTCGAGAGCCTGAGATGAGACCGGTCCGGCAGGTTTGTTAACAATCGGGGACTCCGTCCGTCAGGTGAGAAGGAGGAGTCCTCATGCTGCATTCTTTTGGTCAAGACCTGAAACTGGCCGTCCGCAACCTGGCCAAGCGTCCCGGATTCACCGTCGCCGCCGTCGTCACCCTGGCCTTGGGAATCGGCGCCAATACGGCTGTCTTCACCATCGTCAACAGTTTCCTCTTTCACCAACTGCCGGTCGAAGACGCGGGCCAGTTGGTGATTATCGCCCAGCAAGCCTCGGAAGACGTCATGCCCAACAACGTCTCCTATCCCAACATGGAGGACTACCGCCGTCTCGACGAGGTCTTCAGCGATGTGGCCGGTGAAGTCACCTTGCTTTCACAGTTCAAGTCAGGCGGGGAACCCGAGCGGGTGATCGTCACCGCCGCCACAGCCAACTACTTTTCGCTGCTCAGGCTGGAGGCCGCCCGAGGGCGCATCTGGTCGCTGGAGGAAGGACGCCGGGGACAGGCCGGCGACGTGGTGCTGATCTCCTACCGCTTCTTTCAGCAGCGTTTCAACGCCAGCCCCTCCACGCTGGGCTCGACGGTCGAACTCTCAGGGCGCCCCGTGACCATCATCGGCGTCCTCCCGGAGAAATTCTGGGGAACCAATTCCTTCATCGAGTCCGACATCTATGCGCCTGAAGCCTCTCTGACCTTCCTGACTGCCGATCCCGACTCCATTTTCGAGCAGCGGGAAAGGATGACTTTCCGCACCATGGCCCGCCTGCGCGAGGGGGTGACGCTTGAGCAGGCGCGCCAAGCCCTGGCAGCCATGTCGACCCGCCTTCAGGAACGCTACCCCGAAACCAACCGGGGAGTGCGGGCGCTGGCCTATCCTGAATCGATGGCGCGCCTTGAAACAGGGGCCGTGACCTTCCTGCCCCCCGTGGCCATGATCTTCTCCGTTCTGGTGGGGCTGGTTCTGCTGATCGCCTGCGCCAATGTGGCCAATCTGCTGCTGGCCCGCGCCGCCGGACGCGGAAAAGAAATCGCCATACGCACCGCCTTGGGAGCCGGACGCCTGCGCATCGCCCGCCAGATGGTCACTGAAAGCGTCCTCCTCTCTTTTCTTGGCGCGGTGGCAGGCTTTGCCATCGCCTGGGCCTGCACTCAATACCTTGAAAACGTTCCCATCGCCTCCGACTTCAAGTTTCAGCTCAACTTCGATCCCAACCTGCGAGTGTTCGCCTTCGCCTTCCTGGCCGCCGTAGTAGCCGGGGTGCTGGCCGGACTGCTGCCCGGCTGGCAGGCCACCCGCCAGGACTTCAACGAAGCCCTCAAAGACAGCGGACGCGGCAGCAGCAGCGGACGCCAACGCCTGCGCAGCGCCCTGGTCGTGACCCAGGTGGCGGTGTCGCTGATCTTGCTGGTGGTTACGGGACTGTTCGTGCGCAGCTCCTGGAACGCGGCCGACATGGACCTGGGATTTGCCCGCCAGAACCGTTTGCTTCTCACCACCGACGTTTCGCTGGTCAGCATGGACGAAGCCCAAGGCCGCCAGTTCTACGATCAACTGCTGCGCCAGGTGCGGACCTTGCCGGGAGTGGTTTCGGCCACCACCGCCGCCTTCATCCCCATCAACATTTCCAACGGCATCGACATCGTCCACATCCAGGGCGATGAGGGCGAGGAAGCCAAGAGCGGGCATGTCATGCCCCGCAACACCGTCAACACCGACTACTTCGAAACCATCGGCACCCCCATCGTCCAGGGGCGAGGCTTTGCGGAAGAAGACGATCCGGAAGGGCGTCGAGTGGCCGTCGTCAACCAGAAGTTTGTGGAAACCTACTGGCCCGGCCAGAATCCGCTGGGCAAGCAGGTGAGCACCGAGGGCCCCGACGGCCCCTGGATGGAGATCGTGGGCGTGGCCCGCAACAGCGTCTACAACCTTCCCGGCGAAACCACCCCGCCTTACATCTACACCCCCTTCAAGCAGCGCTACAGCTCGCAGCAAATCGTCCATGTTCAGACGGCTGGGGAGCCGACCGCCTTGCTGGGCAGTATCCGCGGCGAAATCCGGCGCCTGGCTCCCGACCTGCCCCTTTTCGACGTGCGCACGATGGAAACGCATCTGCGTGAAGGCAAGGGGTCTTTTCTTTTCAGCATCGCCAGTACCATGGTGGGCTCCTTCGGCCTCATCGGACTGGTTCTGGCGGCGGTCGGACTTTACGGCGTAATCTCCTACTCGGTCGCCCAGCGGCGCCAGGAGATCGGCATCCGCATGGCCCTGGGAGCCGGCAACCGCCGCATTCTTTCAATGGTCCTGCGGCAGGGATTGCTGCTGGCCGCTATCGGCG from Acidobacteriota bacterium encodes the following:
- a CDS encoding CehA/McbA family metallohydrolase, with the translated sequence MKSALLSLLVIFSFQSSLLRAQFTNRYPKVDGYGHHIYLEGYELPIVAAGVSEPAPSPDGRRLAFASRGWLWMLDLETRQARRITRGAGIDSSPVFSPDGLRIAFVRDDTTDTRILEIDPDSGQERILADSGTLDLHPAYSPDGGWLYFSSARAGSLDIWRIPLQGVEPAQRVTDGPGLEVRPQPAGDGRLVYLSKTRRGRDRLMLREPESGNERVLRNQAIASQTHPALGPGGRRVVAGWPGGDGYDLWLLDVNDTHTMIQLTHSQGLPLHPAWDARGERIYFCEADQQQVFRLKSVPVGGGQVDTVEVLEWDWGQPTRRLTVRTRVADKEGLAPVRLHAEDALGHPLIPDSGQVRFDSQSGLTYFYSPGHIELQVPLGPVAVSAVQGLATPPVSAVLDLQPQGRSQVDLTLVQVWDARQAGWYAGDHHFHLNYGGPYKLQPEHLLPMLRGEDMDVATPLLANLHNRFEDLEFWDWRRLDHPPLIAFGQEIRSHFLGHLGLIGVESVFWPWYWGPGYQVYQQDDRPNVQALVHARRQGGLAAYVHPVSNPDPLSQSGLGSVPVELVADAVTGALQALEVACLWSDERGTSQVWHHLLNIGRSVSPWAGTDAFPDFYRSMAVGTTRVYVRPEGDFHFDSYLEALRQGRSFVSNGPLIDFHLNESGPGEVLPQGGPTPFTLDVHSSLPFENLEILVNGQVAWSESGPDTPASRTFSGQIDLPQAGWVAVQAYGGNIGWPAMDSYPFAHTAPVWIGSRGSSDPQAASESAAQLLRLLEVARQRLKVGYQGTETPNLDARFDQARQYLESLR
- a CDS encoding ABC transporter permease; protein product: MLHSFGQDLKLAVRNLAKRPGFTVAAVVTLALGIGANTAVFTIVNSFLFHQLPVEDAGQLVIIAQQASEDVMPNNVSYPNMEDYRRLDEVFSDVAGEVTLLSQFKSGGEPERVIVTAATANYFSLLRLEAARGRIWSLEEGRRGQAGDVVLISYRFFQQRFNASPSTLGSTVELSGRPVTIIGVLPEKFWGTNSFIESDIYAPEASLTFLTADPDSIFEQRERMTFRTMARLREGVTLEQARQALAAMSTRLQERYPETNRGVRALAYPESMARLETGAVTFLPPVAMIFSVLVGLVLLIACANVANLLLARAAGRGKEIAIRTALGAGRLRIARQMVTESVLLSFLGAVAGFAIAWACTQYLENVPIASDFKFQLNFDPNLRVFAFAFLAAVVAGVLAGLLPGWQATRQDFNEALKDSGRGSSSGRQRLRSALVVTQVAVSLILLVVTGLFVRSSWNAADMDLGFARQNRLLLTTDVSLVSMDEAQGRQFYDQLLRQVRTLPGVVSATTAAFIPINISNGIDIVHIQGDEGEEAKSGHVMPRNTVNTDYFETIGTPIVQGRGFAEEDDPEGRRVAVVNQKFVETYWPGQNPLGKQVSTEGPDGPWMEIVGVARNSVYNLPGETTPPYIYTPFKQRYSSQQIVHVQTAGEPTALLGSIRGEIRRLAPDLPLFDVRTMETHLREGKGSFLFSIASTMVGSFGLIGLVLAAVGLYGVISYSVAQRRQEIGIRMALGAGNRRILSMVLRQGLLLAAIGVLLGALLAIPVAGLFANMLVDLSPLDPVTYAVVALALVAMSLLATWIPARLRALRVDPIIALRAE